Proteins from a genomic interval of Magnetococcales bacterium:
- the ettA gene encoding energy-dependent translational throttle protein EttA, translating to MANPQYVYTMHRLTKVVPPKRIILENITLAFFPGAKIGVLGLNGAGKSSLLRIMAGVDKEFTGEAKAAPNISVGFLPQEPVLDLSKDVRGNVEEGVQEIRNLLNRFNEVSAKFGEVTSDAEMDALIHEQGELQDAIDRCDGWNLEVKLDMAAEALRIPEWDASVARLSGGEKRRIALCRLLLRAPDILLLDEPTNHLDAESVAWLEKFLQDYPGMVVAVTHDRYFLDNVAGWILELDRGRGIPWQGNYSSWLEQKEKRLTQEKREDDSRTKRLRAELEWVRSSARARQTKSKARLQAYEILAAQSREVRRETQSLYIPAGPRLGEIVIESCNLTKAFGDRLLIDDLSFILPRGGILGVIGGNGSGKTTFLRMLVGQETPDGGSLRLGDAVQVVYVDQSREQLDPELTVWEYIADNREVMDLGGREFNSRTFVSWFNFKGTDQQKKIGQLSGGERNRVHLARTVKAGGNLLLLDEPTNDLDVETLQALENALLEFPGSAVIVSHDRWFLDRMATHILAFEGDSRVIFFEGNYQDYEADRKIRLGEEACRPHRVHYKKLR from the coding sequence ATGGCCAATCCGCAATACGTCTACACGATGCATCGTCTTACCAAAGTCGTACCTCCCAAACGGATCATCCTGGAGAACATCACTCTGGCCTTTTTCCCGGGAGCCAAGATCGGCGTTTTGGGTCTCAACGGCGCGGGTAAATCGTCCCTGTTGCGCATCATGGCCGGGGTGGACAAGGAGTTCACCGGCGAGGCCAAGGCCGCTCCCAACATCTCCGTCGGCTTTTTGCCCCAGGAACCGGTCCTGGATCTCAGCAAAGACGTGCGCGGCAATGTCGAAGAGGGTGTTCAGGAAATACGCAACCTGCTGAACCGTTTCAACGAGGTTTCCGCCAAATTTGGCGAGGTGACTTCGGATGCGGAAATGGATGCTCTCATCCACGAACAGGGGGAGCTTCAGGACGCCATCGACCGGTGTGACGGCTGGAACCTGGAAGTCAAGCTCGACATGGCGGCGGAGGCTCTGCGCATTCCGGAGTGGGATGCAAGCGTGGCGCGTCTTTCCGGCGGTGAAAAGCGTCGTATTGCCTTGTGCCGCTTGCTGCTGCGGGCGCCCGACATCCTGCTGCTGGACGAACCGACCAACCACCTGGACGCCGAATCGGTGGCCTGGCTGGAAAAATTCCTGCAGGATTATCCGGGCATGGTGGTCGCGGTGACTCATGACCGGTACTTCCTGGACAATGTGGCGGGTTGGATTCTGGAGTTGGATCGGGGCCGTGGCATTCCCTGGCAGGGCAACTACTCCTCCTGGCTGGAACAGAAGGAGAAACGGCTGACTCAGGAGAAGCGGGAGGACGATTCCCGCACCAAGCGGTTGCGGGCGGAGTTGGAGTGGGTTCGCTCTTCGGCGCGGGCCCGGCAGACCAAGAGCAAGGCCCGCTTGCAGGCTTACGAGATTCTGGCGGCTCAGAGTCGCGAGGTACGGCGCGAGACACAATCCTTGTACATTCCCGCCGGGCCGCGACTGGGGGAGATTGTCATCGAAAGCTGCAATCTCACCAAGGCCTTCGGGGACCGGCTGCTGATCGATGATCTCTCCTTCATTCTGCCGCGCGGCGGCATTCTGGGGGTTATCGGCGGCAACGGATCGGGCAAGACCACTTTCCTGCGCATGCTGGTGGGGCAGGAGACGCCGGACGGGGGTTCGTTGCGTCTGGGGGATGCGGTGCAGGTGGTTTATGTGGATCAGAGCCGGGAGCAGTTGGACCCCGAGTTGACGGTATGGGAATACATTGCCGACAACCGGGAGGTCATGGATCTGGGAGGGCGGGAGTTCAACTCGCGCACCTTCGTCTCCTGGTTCAACTTCAAGGGAACGGACCAGCAGAAGAAGATCGGTCAGCTTTCGGGTGGGGAGCGCAACCGGGTGCATCTGGCCAGGACGGTGAAGGCGGGCGGCAATCTGCTGCTGCTGGACGAACCGACCAACGACCTGGATGTGGAGACGTTGCAGGCTTTGGAAAATGCGCTGCTGGAGTTTCCCGGCTCGGCGGTGATCGTCTCCCACGACCGGTGGTTTCTGGACCGCATGGCCACGCATATCCTGGCATTCGAGGGGGATTCAAGGGTGATCTTCTTCGAGGGCAATTATCAGGATTATGAAGCGGACCGCAAGATCCGTCTGGGCGAGGAGGCGTGTCGGCCTCACCGGGTGCATTACAAGAAGCTGCGGTAG
- a CDS encoding branched-chain amino acid transaminase encodes MTMYDKDGFIWHDGEMVPWRDAKVHVLTHTLHYGMGVFEGIRCYETERGSAIFRLDAHLDRLFRSAHILAMPMTYTKEQWSKACRDVVRANGLKACYIRPLAFYGAESMGLNPAPCLVHGIVAAWEWGPYLGKEGMEKGIRVKTSSYTRHHPNIIMTRAKAVGNYPNSILSKSEALTGGFDEALLLDTEGYVAEGSGENIFILRKGELWTPPLDSALDGITRDTVFVLAAEMGLKVVEKRFPRDEVYIADEAFFTGTAAELTPIRELDRRPIGGGIAGPVTREIQKRFFNVVQGRDPNHLDWLQFVD; translated from the coding sequence ATGACCATGTACGACAAAGACGGTTTCATCTGGCACGACGGCGAGATGGTGCCCTGGCGGGATGCCAAGGTACACGTCCTGACCCATACCCTGCACTACGGCATGGGGGTATTCGAGGGCATTCGCTGTTATGAAACCGAGCGCGGTTCGGCCATATTCCGGCTCGATGCCCATCTGGACCGTCTGTTCCGCTCGGCTCACATTCTGGCCATGCCCATGACCTACACCAAGGAGCAGTGGAGCAAGGCCTGTCGGGACGTGGTGCGGGCCAACGGGCTCAAAGCCTGTTACATCCGCCCGCTGGCCTTCTACGGCGCGGAGAGCATGGGTCTGAACCCGGCACCCTGCCTGGTCCACGGCATCGTGGCCGCCTGGGAGTGGGGTCCCTACCTCGGCAAGGAGGGCATGGAGAAGGGCATTCGCGTCAAAACCTCCAGCTACACCCGGCACCATCCCAACATCATCATGACCCGGGCCAAAGCGGTGGGCAACTACCCCAACTCGATCCTCTCCAAGTCGGAGGCGCTGACCGGCGGTTTCGACGAAGCCCTGCTCCTCGACACGGAAGGCTATGTGGCCGAAGGCAGCGGCGAGAACATCTTCATCCTGCGCAAGGGTGAACTGTGGACCCCTCCCCTCGATTCCGCCCTGGACGGCATCACCCGCGACACGGTCTTCGTTCTGGCCGCCGAGATGGGGTTGAAGGTGGTGGAAAAACGCTTCCCCCGTGACGAGGTCTACATCGCCGACGAGGCTTTCTTCACCGGCACAGCCGCCGAATTGACCCCCATTCGGGAGCTGGATCGCCGTCCCATCGGCGGCGGCATCGCCGGACCCGTCACACGGGAGATTCAAAAACGCTTTTTCAACGTGGTGCAGGGGCGCGACCCCAACCACCTGGACTGGCTGCAGTTCGTGGACTGA